The proteins below are encoded in one region of Phaseolus vulgaris cultivar G19833 chromosome 1, P. vulgaris v2.0, whole genome shotgun sequence:
- the LOC137815350 gene encoding uncharacterized protein produces the protein MLDPTLVLDNNKLDPILVLNNNISDPTRVLNNNNILEPAIFPYNNKSSLCSYSSPTLTFPPFVTDQDVPSIEISQPHGERVSTMINTVESSTTTQASGSMHVAMDEEGMEEIRALGEQHQMEWDDNMSLVTSVWRFNCLHQMEHNALEFNNEVEKCHGTFDDELEFSLWEN, from the coding sequence ATGTTAGATCCTACCCTTGTGTTGGATAACAACAAGTTGGATCCTATCCTTGTGCTTAATAACAACATTTCAGATCCTACCCGTGTGCTGAATAACAATAACATTTTAGAACCTGCCATTTTTCCATACAACAATAAATCATCACTGTGCTCTTACTCATCTCCAACATTAACTTTCCCTCCATTTGTGACTGATCAAGACGTTCCTTCGATTGAAATATCACAGCCACATGGAGAACGAGTTTCCACAATGATTAATACCGTTGAATCCAGTACTACAACCCAAGCTAGTGGAAGCATGCATGTGGCCATGGATGAAGAGGGCATGGAAGAGATCAGAGCATTGGGCGAGCAACATCAAATGGAATGGGATGACAATATGAGTCTGGTCACTTCAGTTTGGAGGTTCAATTGCTTACATCAAATGGAACATAATGCACTTGAATTCAACAATGAAGTTGAGAAATGTCATGGGACCTTTGATGATGAACTTGAATTTTCTCTATGGGAAAATTAA
- the LOC137815351 gene encoding actin cytoskeleton-regulatory complex protein PAN1-like, which produces MNNKAPSFDDSNVDCNVSPNQYLRQQHGQQQLRRQARRRLTNRPYQENLMNMAEARKEIVTALKYHRATMKQANEHQQLQQHHPLPFQPPFYSRFSPDGRFKASRRPKMFLPPSNKISLYLNDLSFSSPFPPLPSLHFPPPPLPLPPPPLSNLYSNTIPSPFSHPPPHPETPNFILPNQAFGFNLNLHSFNSLKPPLCLITTL; this is translated from the coding sequence ATGAACAACAAAGCCCCAAGTTTTGATGATTCTAATGTTGATTGCAATGTTTCCCCAAATCAATATCTAAGACAACAACATGGCCAACAACAGCTCAGAAGACAAGCTAGAAGAAGGCTTACTAATAGGCCTTATCAAGAAAATCTAATGAATATGGCAGAGGCAAGGAAAGAGATTGTCACTGCCCTGAAATACCACAGGGCAACCATGAAACAGGCCAATGAGCATCAACAACTCCAACAACATCATCCACTGCCTTTCCAACCTCCCTTTTATTCAAGGTTTAGCCCGGATGGAAGATTCAAGGCTAGCAGAAGGCCTAAGATGTTTCTACCACCATCAAACAAAATTTCACTTTACTTAAATGATCTTTCCTTCTCCTCACCTTTCCCACCCCTTCCTTCTCTTCATTttcctccacctcctcttcctcttcctcctcctccactTTCAAATTTATACTCCAACACCATTCCTTCCCCATTTTCTCATCCACCCCCTCATCCAGAAACTCCCAATTTCATACTTCCAAATCAGGCATTCGGATTCAATCTTAATCTACATAGTTTCAACAGTTTAAAACCGCCCCTTTGCTTAATAACAACACTTTAG